One window from the genome of Enterobacteriaceae bacterium Kacie_13 encodes:
- a CDS encoding MsnO8 family LLM class oxidoreductase, with product MGYRLSLLEKSPLDDHEDAAGALRRTLELAQKAERWGYHRFWLAEHHNTDKLAISSPEIVIAWILAHTQRLRVGSGGVMLQHYSPFKVAENFNQLASLAPGRVDLGIGKAPGGLPLSTNALQYAVDPARKGDFAEQLRQLDDWLSVPVRGKGDDRLSATPQPPQTASRFLLGASEQSARLAASLGWSFVFAAHLNADERDISRALSAYSHDSNGKRALLAVPVIVAETAAKAASLVDNSQRYRVTGSDGQSVNVGSLEQAELYTRQSKAASHEIEERKSAVLHGTGEDVHRQLEALQAQYGIEEFVIDTPLAQPQARLRSLELLATTSVALA from the coding sequence ATGGGATACCGTTTAAGTTTGCTGGAAAAAAGTCCGCTAGACGATCACGAAGATGCCGCCGGGGCGCTGCGGCGAACGCTGGAACTGGCGCAGAAAGCTGAACGTTGGGGCTATCACCGCTTCTGGCTGGCAGAGCATCACAACACTGACAAACTGGCGATCTCGTCTCCCGAGATAGTCATCGCGTGGATCCTCGCGCACACCCAGCGGCTGAGAGTCGGTTCGGGGGGAGTGATGTTGCAACATTACAGCCCGTTCAAAGTCGCCGAGAATTTCAATCAGCTGGCCTCGCTCGCGCCGGGACGCGTTGATCTTGGTATTGGTAAAGCGCCGGGCGGTTTACCGCTTTCCACTAACGCGCTGCAATACGCGGTGGATCCGGCTCGTAAAGGGGATTTTGCAGAACAACTGCGCCAGCTGGATGACTGGCTTTCCGTGCCGGTTCGCGGCAAGGGTGATGACCGGCTTTCAGCCACGCCGCAACCGCCGCAGACGGCTTCGCGCTTTCTGTTAGGTGCCAGCGAGCAAAGCGCACGTCTGGCGGCGAGCCTCGGCTGGAGCTTTGTTTTTGCCGCGCATCTCAATGCCGATGAGCGAGATATCTCCCGCGCCCTTTCCGCGTATTCCCACGACAGCAACGGAAAACGTGCTCTGCTCGCGGTGCCGGTGATCGTCGCCGAAACCGCCGCCAAAGCCGCGAGTCTGGTGGACAACAGCCAGCGATATCGCGTGACCGGCAGCGACGGCCAGAGCGTTAACGTCGGCAGTCTGGAACAGGCCGAGTTATACACCCGCCAGTCGAAAGCCGCTTCCCATGAGATTGAAGAGCGTAAGTCCGCCGTGCTGCATGGCACCGGTGAGGATGTTCATCGTCAGCTGGAAGCCCTTCAGGCGCAGTACGGCATCGAAGAATTTGTGATTGATACGCCGCTGGCGCAGCCCCAGGCGCGCCTGCGGTCACTGGAGTTATTAGCCACCACCAGCGTTGCGCTGGCCTGA
- a CDS encoding DUF1471 domain-containing protein, translating into MKKHHALLAVALTAFISSSAFSAQLLKKVDFEKVESQYTKVGSVTTSNKTSQSGAIEDLSKKADKKGGDVFVLTSGNTNNKIHGTADVYKKK; encoded by the coding sequence ATGAAAAAACATCATGCTTTGCTGGCTGTGGCTTTGACGGCGTTTATCTCTTCCAGCGCTTTTTCTGCTCAACTGCTGAAAAAAGTCGATTTTGAGAAAGTGGAATCTCAGTATACAAAAGTGGGTTCCGTCACGACATCCAACAAAACGTCGCAATCCGGTGCTATAGAAGATCTCTCTAAAAAAGCCGATAAAAAAGGCGGCGACGTATTCGTATTAACATCGGGTAATACCAATAATAAAATCCACGGCACCGCCGATGTTTATAAGAAAAAGTAA
- a CDS encoding phytanoyl-CoA dioxygenase, whose product MNMTSEQYLNALGANQTLSPAQLDELETRGYVVIHDVIDKDWLEDMRAAFDSLVEKEGDNLAVEHHQEATATRIANMINKGTVWEKAWAHPLILSVCRHIFEGAFKVSSLNGREALHHGGHQPLHADWKKPRPDFPKVHLVNAIIAIDDLSAANGAPRIIPGTHHRPELPEDVLADCGLPHPDEVVFEAPAGSVMIYNAHAWHGGTNNKAGTRRRVLHSLYIDREDVQQQDQRKWLKPETASRLTPAQKWLLDVL is encoded by the coding sequence ATGAACATGACATCCGAACAGTATCTCAATGCGCTGGGCGCAAATCAGACGTTGTCACCGGCACAGCTGGATGAGCTTGAGACAAGAGGTTATGTGGTTATTCATGATGTTATCGACAAAGACTGGCTGGAAGATATGCGCGCCGCGTTTGATTCGCTGGTTGAAAAAGAGGGCGATAATCTGGCGGTGGAACATCATCAGGAAGCCACTGCGACCCGTATCGCAAACATGATCAACAAGGGAACGGTGTGGGAAAAAGCGTGGGCGCATCCGCTGATCCTTTCCGTGTGCCGCCATATCTTTGAGGGAGCGTTCAAAGTCTCCAGCCTGAATGGCCGGGAAGCATTGCACCACGGCGGGCATCAGCCCCTTCATGCCGACTGGAAAAAACCACGGCCGGATTTCCCTAAGGTGCATCTGGTGAACGCCATTATAGCGATTGACGATTTGAGCGCCGCTAACGGAGCGCCGCGCATTATTCCCGGTACGCATCACCGCCCGGAGCTGCCGGAGGACGTGCTGGCCGACTGCGGTTTGCCACATCCCGATGAGGTGGTGTTCGAAGCGCCTGCGGGCAGTGTAATGATTTACAACGCGCACGCCTGGCATGGCGGCACCAATAATAAAGCGGGGACCCGTCGACGCGTGCTGCACAGTTTGTATATCGACCGCGAGGATGTGCAGCAGCAGGATCAGCGCAAATGGCTGAAGCCTGAAACCGCCAGCCGCCTGACACCAGCGCAAAAATGGCTGCTCGACGTGCTCTGA
- a CDS encoding helix-turn-helix domain-containing protein has protein sequence MLTDVIETLFRSVLGSGSLAIRFPDNSQPPPELACVVSFPRIEFVVEGEVHDRNVTADKGLLRQGDAIYIPGGKWNLTVWDKPAVLLSILFSKEKLGFSLQFWDGKAFTGTDKQSVPRLGPRVGSFLLQAMNEVVSIAEDQQTARCVMAGLLSHCLEQLSNRAQVLTRSGALFEVVKRYIDENASLPLTRENVAKRFHITPNYLSHLFRKSGDIGFSEYLNHVRLERAKLLLKGYELKIKEVATHCGFVDSNYFCRVFRKSTARSPSQYRSQWLSQLP, from the coding sequence ATGCTGACAGACGTGATAGAGACACTTTTCCGCTCGGTTTTAGGCAGCGGGTCGCTGGCTATCCGGTTTCCGGATAACTCACAACCGCCGCCGGAGCTGGCCTGCGTGGTGAGTTTTCCGCGCATCGAATTTGTCGTCGAAGGCGAAGTGCATGACCGCAACGTCACGGCGGATAAAGGGCTGCTGAGGCAGGGCGATGCTATTTATATTCCGGGCGGGAAGTGGAATCTGACCGTCTGGGATAAACCTGCAGTGTTGCTGAGCATTCTTTTTAGTAAGGAAAAACTGGGTTTCAGCCTGCAATTCTGGGATGGAAAAGCGTTCACCGGCACCGACAAACAGAGCGTGCCGCGCCTTGGCCCGCGCGTCGGGTCATTTTTGCTTCAGGCAATGAATGAAGTTGTCTCAATTGCAGAAGATCAGCAAACCGCCCGCTGCGTGATGGCCGGTTTGCTTAGCCATTGTCTGGAACAGTTGTCCAACCGCGCGCAGGTGCTGACCCGCAGCGGCGCGCTGTTTGAGGTGGTGAAACGGTACATCGACGAAAACGCCTCCCTGCCGCTGACGCGTGAAAACGTCGCGAAGCGATTTCACATCACGCCTAATTATCTCTCTCATTTATTCAGAAAGTCCGGCGATATCGGCTTTAGCGAGTATCTCAATCACGTGCGTCTTGAACGCGCGAAATTGCTGCTCAAAGGTTATGAGCTGAAAATTAAAGAAGTCGCAACGCATTGCGGATTTGTCGACAGCAACTATTTCTGTCGTGTGTTTCGTAAAAGTACGGCACGATCCCCCTCGCAGTACCGCAGCCAGTGGCTGAGCCAGCTGCCATAG